Proteins encoded together in one Deinococcus aestuarii window:
- the thrC gene encoding threonine synthase — MPGLIERYREYLPVTDRTPALTLHEGDTPLIPAPRLSAHLGVDLYLKYEGLNPTGSFKDRGMVMAVAKAVEAGADTIICASTGNTSAAAAAYAARSGLKCIVLIPDGNIALGKLAQAMAYGARIVAINGNFDVALKLVRQISDEHPIALVNSVNPYRLQGQKTGAFEVVDVLGRAPDILAIPVGNAGNISAYWMGFREYHGAGRSDALPKMWGFQAEGAAPFVRNAIVDEPQTIATAIRIGNPASAHLARAAVRESGGLFDMASDDEIMHAYNLVAQEGVFCEPASATPVAGLLKMHAAGKLTPGQTVVAVLTGNGLKDPNAAMRAVEAPKGIEANMERVLESIL; from the coding sequence ATGCCCGGACTCATCGAACGTTACCGCGAGTACCTGCCCGTCACCGACCGGACGCCCGCCCTGACCCTACACGAGGGGGACACACCGCTGATCCCCGCGCCGAGGCTGAGCGCCCACCTGGGGGTGGACCTTTACCTGAAGTACGAGGGGTTGAATCCCACCGGGAGCTTCAAGGACCGCGGCATGGTGATGGCCGTCGCCAAGGCGGTCGAGGCCGGAGCCGACACCATCATCTGCGCGAGCACCGGGAATACCAGCGCCGCCGCCGCCGCGTATGCCGCCCGGTCGGGACTGAAGTGCATCGTGCTGATCCCGGACGGCAACATCGCGCTGGGCAAGCTCGCGCAGGCGATGGCCTACGGGGCGCGGATCGTGGCGATCAACGGCAACTTCGACGTGGCGCTGAAACTCGTGCGGCAGATCAGCGACGAGCACCCCATCGCGCTGGTGAACTCGGTGAACCCCTACCGCCTGCAAGGGCAGAAGACGGGCGCCTTCGAGGTCGTGGACGTGCTGGGCCGCGCGCCCGACATCCTCGCCATCCCGGTGGGGAACGCGGGCAACATCAGCGCGTACTGGATGGGCTTCCGGGAGTACCACGGGGCGGGCAGGAGTGACGCCCTGCCGAAGATGTGGGGCTTTCAGGCGGAGGGGGCGGCTCCCTTCGTGCGCAACGCCATCGTGGACGAGCCGCAGACCATCGCCACGGCGATCCGGATCGGGAACCCGGCGAGCGCCCACCTCGCGCGGGCGGCGGTGCGGGAGAGCGGCGGGCTCTTCGACATGGCGTCCGACGACGAGATCATGCACGCCTACAACCTCGTGGCGCAGGAGGGCGTGTTCTGCGAGCCCGCCAGCGCGACCCCGGTCGCTGGGCTGCTGAAGATGCACGCCGCCGGAAAGCTCACGCCCGGTCAGACGGTCGTCGCCGTGTTGACGGGCAACGGCCTGAAGGACCCCAACGCCGCGATGCGCGCGGTCGAGGCGCCGAAGGGCATCGAGGCGAACATGGAGCGGGTGCTGGAGAGCATTCTTTGA
- the thrB gene encoding homoserine kinase — protein MTPFIVRAPASSANLGPGFDSLGLSVPLFTTVRVTGQDVTEVVPLGPELEGTPADETNYVYRAMLLAAKRVGRSLPPARVEIETEVPLARGLGSSAAALVAGIVAGNELLGRPLDDEAVLDVAAREEGHPDNVAPALFGGIVVATLDKLGTHYVRLEPPAHLGVTVLIPEFELSTSKARAVLPKEYSRADAVHALSHAALLAAALSQGRLDLLRHAMQDYIHQIWRAPLVPGLSDILEEAHRHGALGAALSGAGPTVLCFHDTREETVRLHAYLHGVMRKNGLTGRVEDFPIDTAGTVVSREPGAASERR, from the coding sequence GTGACCCCCTTCATCGTCCGCGCCCCGGCGTCGAGCGCGAACCTCGGCCCCGGCTTCGACAGCCTAGGGCTGAGCGTGCCCCTCTTCACGACCGTGCGGGTCACAGGGCAGGACGTGACGGAAGTCGTGCCGCTGGGGCCCGAGTTGGAAGGCACACCCGCCGACGAGACGAATTACGTCTACCGAGCGATGCTCCTCGCGGCGAAGCGGGTGGGACGGAGCCTGCCGCCCGCCCGGGTGGAAATCGAGACCGAGGTGCCGCTGGCGCGCGGGCTGGGGAGCAGCGCGGCCGCCCTCGTCGCCGGGATCGTCGCTGGGAACGAGTTGCTGGGGCGGCCCCTGGACGACGAGGCGGTGCTCGACGTGGCGGCACGCGAGGAGGGGCACCCCGACAACGTGGCCCCGGCGCTCTTCGGCGGAATCGTGGTCGCCACGCTCGACAAATTGGGCACCCACTACGTTCGGCTGGAGCCACCCGCACACCTCGGCGTCACCGTCCTGATCCCCGAATTCGAGCTGTCCACGAGCAAGGCCCGCGCCGTGCTGCCCAAGGAGTACAGCCGGGCGGACGCGGTGCACGCCCTCTCGCACGCCGCGCTCCTCGCCGCCGCGCTCTCGCAGGGCCGCCTTGACCTGCTGCGGCACGCGATGCAGGATTACATCCACCAGATCTGGCGCGCGCCCCTGGTGCCCGGGCTGAGCGACATCCTGGAGGAGGCGCACCGTCACGGCGCTCTGGGAGCCGCCCTCAGCGGCGCGGGGCCCACGGTGCTGTGCTTCCACGACACGCGGGAGGAGACGGTGAGACTACACGCCTACCTGCACGGCGTCATGCGGAAGAACGGGCTGACGGGGCGGGTGGAGGACTTTCCCATCGACACCGCGGGCACGGTGGTCAGTCGGGAACCGGGCGCGGCGTCGGAGAGGCGTTGA